The proteins below come from a single Aegilops tauschii subsp. strangulata cultivar AL8/78 chromosome 6, Aet v6.0, whole genome shotgun sequence genomic window:
- the LOC109756780 gene encoding uncharacterized protein — MFGGPLHVWNKCAIQVLVLLSFGLQIILLVLASTRRRRSSNLPRICLRVLLWLAYLMADSTAIYTLGHLSINGWLPEHELVAFWAPFLLLHLGSQDNITAYALEDNQLWPRHLLTLGVQTVGVCYVMYKHMTHESAMVVAASLMFMVGFLKYLERTWALKRATLDNIRSSIKARPSRDAPVGSKKNHTRDPDEEELLLFAHHVLPTCMAALTDYSEDSGKVSRHWKGGHIGKVVEMELSLMYDILYTKATMIHCWYGYFLRVISLISTLAALRLFHFYGKHGHAKIDVIITYILFGGALFLDTVSLVKAAMSTWTCDLLDNKGGWGKTLSNVIQSSRRLVKAASTRGWSGSVGQYNLFHVCSRDTTKTSIRVLRMMKLDDWWKKYQHKGTLVIQRDVRELLYEAIWCTIKNNDDLSGLFDMKLPEGNIELQDVIFVWHITTNIVLSYPEANAVQSPCVAAIKALSNYMMYLAVARHDMLPALKVRSMCEQTSDALQDIWSEATSCQRAAGFGRILHALDIRRPSWYHDSDRPYTTVIYGTLFAKELLPEAVEHSANELHRSARSEDRMDKRCRNILWRIVPEAYTTGNLSVEVLLKLILDAWVRMLVAASIRCSRESHAKQLSRGGELITIACILTEHFHRPARR; from the coding sequence ATGTTTGGAGGGCCACTGCACGTGTGGAATAAATGTGCGATCCAAGTCCTCGTACTACTCAGCTTTGGTCTGCAAATCATTCTCCTTGTCCTTGCCTCTACCCGCCGGCGCAGATCTTCCAACTTGCCGCGGATCTGCCTGAGGGTGCTCCTTTGGCTCGCCTATCTCATGGCCGACTCCACCGCTATATACACTCTTGGCCACCTTTCCATCAATGGTTGGTTGCCCGAACACGAGCTGGTGGCATTCTGGGCGCCCTTTCTCCTCTTACATCTTGGTAGCCAGGACAACATCACCGCCTACGCCCTCGAGGACAACCAGCTCTGGCCACGCCACCTGCTAACCCTTGGTGTCCAAACCGTTGGAGTTTGTTATGTGATGTATAAACATATGACCCACGAATCAGCCATGGTGGTAGCAGCCAGCTTGATGTTCATGGTTGGTTTCCTCAAGTACTTGGAGAGGACATGGGCCCTCAAGCGTGCCACCCTTGACAATATCCGAAGCTCGATCAAGGCTCGACCCTCTAGGGATGCGCCGGTAGGGTCAAAGAAAAATCATACACGAGACCCGGATGAAGAAGAGCTTCTGTTATTTGCTCACCATGTGCTCCCAACTTGCATGGCTGCACTGACTGATTATTCTGAGGATTCGGGTAAAGTTTCCCGACATTGGAAAGGGGGGCATATTGGCAAGGTAGTCGAGATGGAGCTCTCCCTCATGTATGACATCCTCTACACCAAGGCAACGATGATCCACTGTTGGTATGGCTACTTTCTCCGTGTCATCTCACTGATCTCCACTCTTGCTGCATTACGGTTGTTTCATTTCTATGGTAAACATGGTCATGCCAAAATTGATGTTATTATCACCTACATCTTGTTTGGTGGTGCACTGTTTCTGGACACGGTGTCGTTAGTCAAGGCTGCAATGTCAACCTGGACATGTGATTTATTGGACAATAAAGGAGGATGGGGTAAGACGCTTTCTAATGTAATTCAGTCTTCCCGTCGCCTTGTGAAGGCGGCATCCACGAGAGGGTGGTCAGGATCCGTTGGGCAGTATAATTTGTTTCACGTGTGCTCTCGTGACACGACCAAGACAAGCATCAGAGTATTACGGATGATGAAGCTCGATGATTGGTGGAAGAAATATCAGCACAAGGGGACCTTAGTGATTCAAAGGGATGTTAGGGAGCTGTTGTATGAAGCGATATGGTGCACGATAAAGAATAATGATGATCTCTCCGGGCTGTTCGACATGAAATTGCCGGAAGGTAATATCGAGCTTCAGGATGTGATCTTTGTCTGGCACATCACCACCAATATCGTCCTCTCGTATCCCGAAGCAAACGCAGTACAATCCCCGTGTGTGGCGGCGATCAAGGCCCTCTCGAACTACATGATGTATCTGGCGGTGGCACGCCACGACATGCTACCAGCCCTTAAGGTCCGCAGCATGTGCGAGCAAACCAGCGATGCTCTGCAGGACATATGGAGTGAAGCGACCTCGTGCCAAAGGGCGGCAGGTTTTGGGCGCATACTGCATGCCCTGGATATCAGGAGGCCGTCTTGGTACCACGACTCCGACCGCCCGTATACTACGGTCATCTATGGAACCCTGTTTGCCAAGGAACTGCTACCTGAGGCAGTGGAACACTCCGCCAATGAACTCCATAGAAGCGCACGCTCGGAAGATCGCATGGATAAGCGTTGTCGTAACATTCTTTGGCGCATAGTGCCCGAGGCATACACAACTGGTAATCTGTCTGTGGAAGTGCTTCTGAAGCTCATCTTGGACGCATGGGTGCGTATGCTGGTCGCTGCGTCAATCAGATGCAGCAGGGAGTCCCATGCCAAGCAGC